The following are from one region of the Sandaracinus amylolyticus genome:
- a CDS encoding bifunctional salicylyl-CoA 5-hydroxylase/oxidoreductase, whose translation MRVRILGGGPAGLYLAILLKKHDASHHVEVIERNAPDDTFGWGVVFSDETLSNIEEADPETYASFARDFARWDALDIRVKGETIRSHGHGFVGIARKRLLMRLQERARALGVELRFSTEVTDVDALRRDCDLLVGADGLRSLVRKRWEHAFRPTFDVRKARYVWLGSTQRFPAFTFSFRENEHGLFQIHAYQFDGEHSTVIVETDEESWRRAGLEGASEQQTIAYCERVFAEDLGGHPLLPNRSQWIQFTTVKNERWVHENVAILGDAAHTAHFSIGSGTKMAMEDAIVLARAIAAHPGDLSRALSSYEDEQRPTVGRIQTAAQQSLEWFEQAKRHHAALEPMQLAFSLLTRSRRITHSNLAMRDPAWVAEADRWFARRAGVGDGTPPPMFTPLTLRGLTLPNRIVVSPMCQYSAEDGLPDDWHLVHLGSRAIGGAGLVMTEMTDVSPEGRITPGCAGIWSDEHVARWKRVVDFVHRFSAAKIGLQLAHAGRKGSTKLLWLGEDEPLDDGNWELIAPSPVPYDDTKSQTPRPMTRADMDAVIEAHVRGAKNAHAAGFDLLELHMAHGYLLSSFLSPLSNQRTDAYGGSLENRMRFPLEVFDAVRAAWPSDKPMSVRISATDWVPDAFDGDDAVALSRVLKERGCDVIDVSTGQTSTLAKPVYGRAYQTPFSDRIRNELGIPTIAVGNIQDFDQVNSILLAGRADLCALARPHLYDPYFTLHAAAAQGYEGVRWPDQYRTAKTAIPKNVKPA comes from the coding sequence GTGCGCGTTCGAATCCTCGGCGGCGGTCCGGCCGGTCTCTATCTCGCGATCCTCCTCAAGAAGCACGACGCCTCGCACCACGTGGAGGTGATCGAGCGCAACGCGCCCGACGACACGTTCGGATGGGGAGTCGTCTTCTCCGACGAGACGCTCTCGAACATCGAGGAGGCCGACCCCGAGACGTACGCATCGTTCGCGCGCGACTTCGCGCGATGGGACGCGCTCGACATCCGCGTGAAGGGCGAGACGATCCGCAGCCACGGGCACGGCTTCGTCGGCATCGCGCGCAAGCGTCTCCTGATGCGACTGCAGGAGCGCGCGCGAGCGCTCGGTGTCGAGCTGCGCTTCAGCACGGAGGTCACCGACGTCGACGCGCTCCGGCGCGACTGCGATCTGCTCGTCGGCGCCGATGGGCTGCGCTCGCTCGTGCGCAAGCGCTGGGAGCACGCGTTCCGTCCGACGTTCGACGTGCGCAAGGCGCGCTACGTCTGGCTCGGGAGCACGCAGCGCTTTCCCGCGTTCACGTTCAGCTTCCGCGAGAACGAGCACGGGCTCTTCCAGATCCACGCGTACCAGTTCGACGGCGAGCACTCGACGGTGATCGTCGAGACCGACGAGGAGAGCTGGCGTCGCGCCGGGCTCGAGGGCGCGAGCGAGCAGCAGACGATCGCGTACTGCGAGCGCGTGTTCGCCGAGGATCTCGGCGGGCATCCATTGCTGCCGAATCGCTCGCAGTGGATCCAGTTCACGACCGTGAAGAACGAGCGCTGGGTGCACGAGAACGTCGCGATCCTCGGCGACGCCGCGCACACCGCGCACTTCTCGATCGGCTCGGGAACGAAGATGGCGATGGAGGACGCGATCGTGCTCGCTCGTGCGATCGCGGCGCATCCGGGCGACCTCTCTCGCGCGCTCTCGAGCTACGAGGACGAGCAGCGTCCGACGGTCGGTCGCATCCAGACCGCAGCGCAGCAGAGCCTCGAGTGGTTCGAGCAGGCGAAGCGCCATCACGCTGCGCTCGAGCCGATGCAGCTCGCGTTCTCGCTGCTCACGCGCTCGCGACGCATCACGCACTCGAACCTCGCGATGCGCGATCCCGCGTGGGTCGCAGAAGCCGATCGTTGGTTCGCGCGTCGCGCCGGGGTCGGTGACGGAACGCCGCCTCCGATGTTCACGCCGCTCACGCTGCGCGGGCTGACGCTGCCGAACCGCATCGTGGTCTCGCCGATGTGCCAGTACAGCGCGGAGGACGGGCTGCCCGACGACTGGCACCTCGTGCACCTCGGCTCGCGCGCGATCGGCGGCGCAGGGCTCGTGATGACCGAGATGACCGACGTGTCGCCCGAGGGGCGCATCACGCCGGGCTGCGCGGGCATCTGGAGCGACGAGCACGTCGCGCGATGGAAGCGCGTCGTCGACTTCGTGCATCGCTTCAGCGCCGCGAAGATCGGTCTGCAGCTCGCGCATGCGGGACGAAAGGGCTCGACGAAGCTGCTCTGGCTCGGCGAGGACGAGCCGCTCGACGACGGCAACTGGGAGCTGATCGCGCCCTCGCCCGTCCCCTACGACGACACGAAGAGCCAGACGCCGCGACCGATGACGCGCGCCGACATGGACGCGGTGATCGAGGCGCACGTGCGCGGCGCGAAGAACGCGCACGCGGCGGGCTTCGATCTGCTCGAGCTCCACATGGCGCACGGGTACCTGCTCTCGTCGTTCCTCTCGCCGCTCTCGAACCAGCGCACCGATGCGTACGGCGGCTCGCTCGAGAACCGCATGCGCTTCCCGCTCGAGGTCTTCGACGCCGTGCGTGCCGCGTGGCCGAGCGACAAGCCGATGTCGGTGCGCATCTCGGCGACCGACTGGGTGCCCGACGCGTTCGACGGCGACGACGCGGTCGCGCTCTCGCGCGTGCTGAAGGAGCGCGGCTGCGACGTGATCGACGTGAGCACCGGACAGACGTCGACCCTCGCGAAGCCGGTCTACGGTCGCGCGTACCAGACGCCGTTCAGCGATCGCATCCGCAACGAGCTCGGGATCCCCACGATCGCGGTGGGCAACATCCAGGACTTCGATCAGGTGAACTCGATCCTGCTCGCGGGACGCGCCGATCTCTGCGCCCTCGCGCGGCCTCACCTCTACGATCCGTACTTCACGCTGCACGCAGCGGCGGCGCAGGGATACGAGGGCGTGCGCTGGCCGGACCAGTACCGCACCGCGAAGACCGCGATCCCGAAGAACGTCAAGCCCGCTTGA